The proteins below come from a single Natrinema sp. SYSU A 869 genomic window:
- a CDS encoding DUF1616 domain-containing protein gives MLESGSFRTLFPRPIRELPVDLAAVVAVVVATTLTVFAPVFQGSPVRLSLGLIFVLFVPGYAFVAALFPENGPSRRSSDADESKETSNGLREQSEKRSVRTGIGSLERIALSIGSSIVVFVLFGLALNYTLWGVRLTPIVLTVSVFTLVTTGIAAFRRSKIPSKDRFQVPYREWYTVIRSALREPDTGADAVLNVFIVVAVVASFGAGGYATTVPTHGEQFSAVSLMTEDDDGNPVAGNLPTEFERGDSQELIVGVDNHEQRPVTYTVVAVEQTVVTDGNETVVTAQNELDQFETRLSHGETWRFRHDLEPTMTGEAVRIVWLVYLDGDVPPEPSLENADYAPYLWGTVSESAVGD, from the coding sequence ATGCTCGAATCGGGGTCATTCCGGACGCTATTTCCGCGACCGATCCGCGAACTGCCGGTCGATCTTGCGGCCGTCGTCGCGGTCGTCGTCGCGACTACTCTGACCGTGTTCGCACCGGTCTTTCAGGGGTCACCGGTTCGGCTATCGCTCGGCCTCATATTCGTACTGTTCGTTCCGGGATACGCGTTCGTGGCCGCCCTGTTTCCCGAAAACGGACCATCCCGCCGAAGTAGTGATGCGGACGAGAGCAAGGAAACGAGTAATGGACTCCGTGAGCAGTCCGAGAAACGTTCGGTACGGACCGGGATCGGTAGCCTCGAGCGCATTGCGCTTTCGATCGGCTCGAGTATCGTGGTTTTCGTCTTGTTCGGACTCGCATTGAACTACACGCTGTGGGGTGTCCGGTTGACTCCGATCGTACTCACTGTAAGCGTGTTCACGCTCGTTACGACCGGTATTGCGGCATTCAGGCGATCGAAAATCCCCTCGAAAGACCGCTTTCAGGTCCCGTATCGCGAGTGGTACACCGTGATCCGTTCGGCACTTCGAGAACCCGATACAGGTGCTGACGCTGTGTTGAACGTGTTCATCGTGGTCGCAGTCGTGGCTTCGTTCGGCGCTGGCGGATACGCCACGACGGTCCCGACGCACGGTGAGCAGTTCTCGGCGGTATCTCTCATGACGGAAGACGACGATGGAAACCCCGTAGCTGGCAACCTCCCCACGGAGTTCGAACGCGGTGACAGTCAGGAACTCATCGTCGGCGTCGATAACCACGAACAGCGGCCGGTGACGTACACGGTAGTCGCCGTCGAACAGACGGTGGTAACTGACGGCAATGAGACGGTCGTCACTGCGCAAAACGAACTCGACCAGTTCGAGACGCGACTGTCTCACGGCGAGACGTGGCGATTTCGACACGACCTCGAGCCGACGATGACCGGCGAAGCCGTTCGGATCGTCTGGTTAGTGTATCTAGACGGTGACGTGCCGCCGGAGCCGTCCCTCGAGAACGCCGACTACGCGCCGTATCTGTGGGGTACAGTTTCCGAGAGTGCGGTCGGCGATTGA
- a CDS encoding sulfatase, producing the protein MSSSILLSVDCLRSDHVGCYGYDRPTTPNIDSFAADATRYRFSYANCPGTRWAFQSIHTGVYAGQINGLGIPNGYRDQLAERFRSAGYSTFGTAHNGFLSRDYGYDEGFDQWTGVDDFDGDDSLLVKAGKEIASTVDSDLLKRRLLRPAYTFVAGDDSSGEYRPPTTDADVVDRAVEWLRTRQSADDDYFAWIHFMDAHTPYGRYDEHLRAVRGDTAVDHVVAPNEADAVIHGEPPEDRVIDTYDACIRSVDEQLGRILELVDDDTVVTIVGDHGEEFGRYGEFHEASLYSSMTNVPIIVRAPELDADVVNEHFAQHVDIAPTMLAAADISVPDRYVGEPLQRADDRNLSTPTCYSLEAGRVGIQTDHWKLIQRDGERTGYEMERPEREGEAAADDALPDDVHAQLDAFERRLDADRVDGGTATLERDDDLSASVEENLSDLGYLE; encoded by the coding sequence ATGTCATCGAGTATCCTGTTATCAGTCGATTGCCTCCGATCAGATCACGTCGGGTGCTACGGGTACGACCGCCCGACGACGCCGAACATCGATTCGTTCGCCGCCGACGCGACGCGCTACCGGTTCAGTTACGCCAACTGCCCCGGGACGCGGTGGGCCTTTCAATCGATCCACACCGGCGTCTACGCCGGGCAGATCAACGGGCTCGGTATTCCCAACGGATACCGCGATCAGCTGGCGGAACGGTTCCGGTCGGCTGGCTACTCGACGTTCGGAACCGCCCACAACGGATTCCTGAGCCGAGATTACGGCTACGACGAGGGGTTCGACCAATGGACCGGCGTCGACGACTTCGACGGGGACGACTCGCTGCTGGTCAAAGCCGGCAAAGAAATCGCGAGTACAGTCGATTCGGACCTACTCAAACGTCGGCTACTGCGACCTGCCTACACGTTCGTCGCTGGCGACGACTCATCCGGCGAGTACCGGCCGCCGACGACCGACGCCGATGTCGTCGACAGGGCAGTCGAGTGGCTCCGCACACGGCAGTCGGCGGACGACGATTATTTCGCCTGGATTCACTTCATGGACGCACATACCCCGTACGGCCGGTACGACGAGCACCTCCGCGCCGTCCGCGGTGACACCGCTGTCGACCACGTCGTCGCACCGAACGAAGCGGACGCGGTCATCCACGGTGAACCTCCCGAAGACCGGGTGATCGACACGTACGATGCGTGCATCCGGAGCGTCGACGAGCAACTCGGCCGAATTCTCGAACTCGTCGACGACGACACAGTCGTCACGATCGTCGGCGATCATGGCGAGGAGTTCGGACGCTACGGGGAGTTCCACGAGGCGTCGCTGTACTCGTCGATGACGAACGTCCCGATCATCGTCCGTGCGCCCGAACTTGATGCTGACGTCGTCAACGAGCACTTCGCACAGCACGTCGACATCGCACCCACGATGCTGGCGGCCGCCGATATCTCGGTTCCCGATCGGTACGTCGGCGAGCCGTTGCAACGTGCCGACGACCGCAATCTGTCGACGCCGACGTGTTACTCTCTCGAGGCGGGCCGCGTCGGAATCCAGACCGACCATTGGAAACTCATTCAGCGCGACGGCGAGCGGACCGGATACGAGATGGAGCGTCCAGAGCGCGAGGGGGAAGCGGCGGCGGACGATGCCCTTCCCGACGACGTTCACGCACAGTTGGACGCGTTCGAACGCCGACTAGACGCCGACCGGGTCGACGGCGGAACGGCGACCCTCGAGCGCGATGACGACCTCTCCGCGTCGGTCGAAGAGAACCTCAGCGACCTCGGCTATCTCGAATAA